GCTTATCGAGGTTGCCCACCGCATCACCGATTGTTTGCGCGAAGTCGATACCGTTGCGCGACTGGGCGGAGATGAGTTTGTCGTCTTGCTCAACGAGCTGGATAAAGACCGTACCGAATCAGCCCGGCATGCGGGTCTGATCGCGGAAAAAATCCGCAGCGCACTCGCACAGGCTTATATACTTAAGCTGCAACAGCAAGATAATGCAGATACGATGGTTGAACACCGTTGCACATCAAGCATAGGCGTGGCATTGTTCAATCAACACACCCTGCAGGACGATGTCCTCAAATGGGCTGATACAGCTATGTATCAAGCCAAAGAAGATGGACGAAATTTAGTCAGGTTTTATCAAGAAAAAATTTAGTCACCGTTATGACCCGTATCACCAATCTCGCCACACCACGACAACATCTACGGATTAACGCATGAACGCCCCAGACAAAGTAATAAGCGACGCACCCAAGGCCATTTTTTTAAAAGACTACACCGCCCCACGCTACCTGATTGATACAGTTGACCTGCACTTCGACCTGCATGACGACTATGCGCGGATCACGTCACGCCTCAGCATACACAGCAACCATGAGCACTCGCAACAAAACCAGCCGCTTATCCTGCAAGGTGAACGCCTCAAGCTGATCGCGGTAAAGCTGAATGATCAGCTACTGACTGCCGGGCAATATCAGCTTAATGAAGACAGCCTGACTATTCTCGATGTACCGGCAGGCTTCACGCTGGAAATAGTGACCGAGGTAAAACCTCAGGAGAACAAAGCACTGGAAGGATTGTATAAATCCGGCGGGCATTTCTGCACCCAATGCGAAGCGGAAGGGTTCCGCAAGATCACCTACTTCCTCGACCGTCCGGACGTAATGGCCAGATACACCACAACCATCGTCGCCGACAAAAAATATCCGCAACTGCTCTCCAACGGCAACTTGGTGGAACAGGGCGAACTGGAAGACGGCAGACACTGGGCGAAATGGGTAGACCCGTTTAAAAAACCCAGCTATCTATTTGCACTGGTAGCCGGCGACCTCGCACACCTGCACGACACGTTCATCACCCGCTCTGGCCGTAGCGTCAGCTTGCGCATCTACGTCGAACAGCACAATCTGGACAAAACCGCGCACGCCATGCACTCGCTCAAACAATCCATGCGCTGGGATGAAGACACCTTCGGCCTGGAATACGATCTGGATATCTACATGATTGTGGCGGTGGATGACTTCAACATGGGCGCGATGGAAAACAAGGGGCTGAACCTGTTCAACTCCAAATACGTGCTGGCCAAGCCGGAAACGGCCACCGACGCGGATTTTGACGGCATCGAAAGCGTGATTGGTCACGAGTATTTCCACAACTGGACTGGCAACCGCGTCACCTGCCGCGACTGGTTCCAGTTGAGTCTGAAAGAAGGCCTCACGGTGTTCCGCGATCAGGAATTCTCTGCGGACATGTCATCACGTGCGGTAAAACGCATCAACGACGTGCGTTCACTGCGCACCGTGCAGTTCCCGGAAGACGGCGGCCCCATGGCGCACGCGGTGCGTCCTGATTCCTACATCGAGATCGGCAATTTCTACACCAGCACCATCTATAACAAGGGCGCGGAAGTCATCCGCATGATGCACACTCTGCTCGGCAAAGCCGGTTTCCGCCGCGGCATGGATTTGTATTTCGAGCGTCACGATGGCCAGGCAGTTACCACGGATGATTTTGTCAAAGCCATGGAAGACGCCAATCAGCGTGACCTCACCCAGTTCCGCCGCTGGTACACGCAGGCGGGCACCCCGGAAATCAGCGCCGCCGGTGTGTATGACGCGGCCACGCAGAGCTACACACTGACGCTGACGCAAAGCTGCCCGGCGACACCGGGCCAGCCCCACAAGGAGCCGTTCCACCTGCCCATTGCCATGGGTCTGCTCGACGCACAAGGGGCAGATATGCCGCTGCAACTCGAAGGCGAAGACGCAGCCACTGGAACCACCCGGGTGCTGGAGTTGCGTGACGCCGCACAAACATTCCGCTTCATCAATGTCGCCCAGCCGCCACTGCCATCGCTGCTGCGCGGCTTCTCCGCTCCGGTCAAACTGCACGCCCATACCAGCCGGACGGAATTGGCTTTCCTGCTAGGCCACGACAGTGATGCATTCAACCGCTGGGAAGCGGGTCAGCGCCTCGCCGGGGAAATCATACTGGGCCTGGTCGCTGCCTATCGTGACGGTCAGGCCATGACGCTGGATGACAGCTTCGTGCAGGCCATTGCCAAAGCGCTCCACAGCAAGCTCGATCCAGCGGTGGTCGCGCAGTTGCTGACATTGCCGAGTGAACTTTATCTGGCGGAGGCCATGACCACTGTCGATGTCGAAGGCATCCATCTGGCACGTGAATTCGTGCGCAAAACGCTGGCGCAACGCCTCAAAGCCGATTTTGAGCAAGCGTACCGGGCTAACAGTGTCCCCGGTACATACCGTTTCGATGCGCAAAATGTTGCCAGGCGCAGTTTGAAGAATCTCGCCCTCAGTTACCTGATGACACTGAATGAACCGGCTGCGCGCGCCCTGTGCATGCAGCAATTCAACAGTGCGGATAACATGACCGACAGCATCGCCGCGCTGGCTGCGCTGAGTAATCAGGACTGCACGGAACGCGCCCTTGCCCTTGCCGCATTTTATGACAAGTGGCGGCATGATCCGCTGGTGCTGGATAAATGGTTCGGTCTGCAAGCCATGTCCCAGTTACCGGGCACGCTGGCCGAGGTGCAGGCGCTAGTGCAACATCCGGCCTTCGAGATCAAAAACCCGAATAAGGTGTACTCACTGATTGGCGCCTACACCCGTTCCAACCCGATACGCTTCCATGACATATCAGGGGCAGGCTATGCGTTTCTGGCGGATCAGGTATTACATATCGACACATTCAACCCATCGGTTGCCGCACGCATGCTGGGTGCGCTCAGCCGCTGGCGCAAATTCGATGCAACCCGTCAGGCATTGATGCAAGCGCAATTGCAACGCATCATCGCCCAGCCGGGATTATCCAAAGATGCCTATGAAGTGGTATCAAAAAGTCTGGCGTAAGCGAACATCCTAAAATTATTCAGTAACTTAGCAGCGCCCCTTGCTCATCGCAGAGCAAGGGGCGTATGCACTACCACCCAAGACAGGCAATCTGTCTCCTGTCAGAGACGTTGCAATCACGCTGCAACATATTGTTTTTTATAATTATTTTAATAAAAGCCAATTACCGCATGTCGCTTGGAAACGACAAAAAACCGCCATTCGCCCCGCAAAAACCCACATAAATAAACATAACCTCATGTTTATTAAAATAATAATTAATTGGCATATATGTTGCGATAACTAGCCTTGTGCTGTGAATCACACAACACCGAGACAATACGCCAATCTGACATTATTAATGAGGACTATATTCATGTTCAAGAAACTCATGCAATCGAGCAACCACACGACCCAGCAAGATGACACACCGAAAACCCATTCGGATATGAACAGAATAACCACAGCAATACCGGCGACTCCAGCTCCAGCTCCAGCTCCCACTCTCGAAACTCCAGCAGCAACCCCGAAAGCCGCCCCGCCCCAGGAAGAGGGCAACAAACTCATTGTAGGACCCAACATCAAACTTAAAGGCTCGGAAATCACGGACTGCGAAATTCTGGTGGTAGAGGGTCGTGTGGAAGCCTCGATGAAGAGTCGCCACATCAGAGTTGCTGAGGGTGGCGTATTTTGCGGCAAGGCGGAAATCGATGTCGCCGAGATACGCGGTCATTTCGAGGGTGAACTCATTGCACGGAAACGGCTGGTAATCTATGCCACAGGCAAAGTCACCGGGCAGATACATTATGGTTCAATGACGGTTGAAGAAGGCGGCATTATCTCCGGCACTATCGAGGCAATTACACCGGAAAGCATACCGGTCAAAACACCGGAACTTGTCACGATAACGCCAGCGGAACCGGCTCCCAGCACGGTCACCCGGCTCGGGCAAGCGTACCCTTCCCACCTGCTCTCCAAGCACATGGCCAGCAAACGTCAAGCCTGATTCCCGCGCAGTAATGCAAAGCGCCTCTCTGGAGGCGCTTTTTTTATAACTCTATGTATGTTCCTACAGGAAAATCAGGCCGCTTCCCGGTCGACGTGTTTCTTTGCCTCATGCAAATTGCTGATCAATGACTGGAGCGAGGCGGCTGCCAGTTGCTGGTGCGACGGTTTGCGCGGAATAGTTTCCCGTTTGATCTCACCTTGCGTGTTACTGTAAATCAGTTGCTGCGTCTCAAAATCATATTCGGGCAATTGCTGGTTTTGCCACTGGGTCAAAAAATTCACATAAAACGGGGTAAACAATCCTTTGCCTGGCTGATCCTTGCGCAGCTCAAACATGTACTCTGGCCATTTGCTCGCATCGGCACTGTAGCAATATTGCACTTGCACATAATCCCCGGCCACCACCAGCCGCCAGAATGGCACCGCATCATAAAACCGGAGACGCACACGCTTACCCTCGGCAACCAGTTTTGTCAGATAATGTATCGTCGCCTCAACTTCCTGGCGATATGCTTTGCGTGCAGCCTCAGGATTGGCGCTGAGCCGGGTACGTTCATAAACTCCGCTACCGGCAGGATGCATCAACAGCACGCGAACTTCATTGCACTCATTCAGCACACTTCCAACCCAGCTATCCGTATCCAGCACTTCACGCCCTGTCAGTGAAAGTATGGATACCTCTCGCGTACCCTGTACATGCTTGCGTACCTCCCGATCACGCTGCCGGGTCAGCCAGTCGTTACCCTCTCCGGGATGCGCCAGCGCAGTCTGTGCGTTGAATTTGAGTCCGCGCCGGCTATCCCACACTATTTTGGAAATGTTAAACAGCAATACCAGCAAGGCAGCAAAAGCAACCTCGCTCCCCATCAGTAATCTGGCGTTACTTTCCGCTTTCGGCCACCCGCTATACAAGATGTGCTCAGCCACAAAGGGCAAAGAAAAAGCGATACCAACGGCTAACAACGAGATCGAAACATGGGATAAAAGATGCCTGAAGCTATGCGCCAGGCTGGGGTGCCGGTTTGTTAACATTGCATTACTCCTCAATTAATATAACCGCACTGCAGTCGGGGACTGATTTACTCTGCATGACTGACGCTGATTCAATTCACGGCGATGGGATTGCCATGCTCCAGCAGAATACGCTCACCGACCCGGTAAGCAGGTTGATGATCCAGATAAAACGTGCGGAAACCGCCTTCATCCATGCTGACATGCACTACATAACGTAGCGGGCGGCTATTTTTTCCGGTATCTGCACCTTCAGTGGCACTGACTCCGGTCGTGTTGGCAGCCATTTCTGACATGCGTATCGACTCCACCAAACCACATGTACGGCAAGGCACTTTGATTTGCGCAGACTTCTCATCAGCCACCGTTAACGTCAGTGGCGTAACGGCTGCAACCATACTTTGCATGAACGGTGTGCGTTCCTGAGAATTCGCATAGGGTATCCAGCCAGTCATGGCAGCAATACCGAGCAAACTGAAAGCGGTTACCGAGACGCCCGAAACCACAAGCGCGGGGTATAAAATCGCACTGGATTTTTCCATTACAAGCTCCATTGATTTATGCAGATGAGTGTGACAAGAGGCAAAATGACGAAGACAACTAACATGTAACCACGCTGGCGCAATCCGACAAGAGGCTCTCATTGATCAACTCTTCATAACAAGATTATTGATAACCTTGTTCACTCCTTCGACACCGGCAGCTATTTGACCTGCTGTTGCAATCTGGGCAATAGCAAGCTGCTTATTACTGTCGTCAACAAACCCGCTAAGCTGCACAATCCCTTTATAGGTTTCGACATGAACCTGCAGACCTTTGACCACGGAGTTTTTGAGCAGGCCGGTTTTAATCTTGGCAGTCAGCACGCTATCATCAATAAAATTGCTGACTTTTAGATGGGCGTCGACAAATTCAGCCTTGCCAAACTCATCTGAATTCAAGTTACCATCATGGTTGATATCCGCCACTTCAAAAGCTTTGGTCAGCATGCCCAGCGCCAGAGCTTCTTTAATACTGACCTGACCATCATGATTAGTATCGTAGCGCTCAAATACGGTAACTTCAGGTGTAGGTGAAGGGGATGTAGCCGCGCGCGCCATACCGACTGCGCCAATGATCAACACCAGACCTAATACGGTAGTCTGAATGGTTCTACTGGGTAACGCTTGGGTAAGAGTGTTCATTTGATGCTCCTGAATATGCAGCAAAATTGCTAGACATAATCACATGAGCACTTTCCATACCAACAAAATTTATAATTAATAAACATATAGTTACTGTATGTTTATAAGAGAATCTTACCGTTTTAGTGTCTCTGACAGGCGACAGAACAACTCAACAAAAATCAGTAAGCTATTGAATAATATAGAATAGATATTGTCGCCGTGCGGCGACATAAATGGAAGTTAATCAGCAGTACGTTTGAAAACAGATGCATCCAGATTGTGTCTTTGCAGTAATTTATAGAATTCGGTGCGATTACGTTTAGCCAGGCGCGCCGCTTGCGTCATGTTACCTGCAGTCATTTTCAATACACGAACCAGGTAATCTCTTTCAAACTGCTTGCGCGCATCTTCGAAAGACACCAGCTGCTCCTCATCCTTATGCATCGCCTCATACACCAGCGCCGACGAAATCAGCGGCGTAGTGGACAATACAACGCATTGCTCAACCACGTTCATCAACTGCCGTACATTACCCGGCCAGGAAGCACCCACCAGCAACTCCATCGCTTCGGGGGCAACGCCATTGATAGGCTTGTTATATTTTATGGAAAGCAAACCAATAAAATAGTTGGTAAGCAGTGGAATATCTTCACGCCGCTGCGACAACGGCGGGATCAATAACGCGACCACATGCAGCCGGTAATACAGGTCTTCGCGAAAATTACCTGCCTCAACTTCCGCTTTAAGATCGCGATGGGTCGCAGAAATAATACGCACATTAACCGGTATGGTCTGCCCTGAACCAACTGGCCGCACCTGCCGTTCCTGCAGCACGCGCAGCAACTTGACCTGCAGCAGCAGCGGCATATCGCCGATCTCATCCAGAAACAGCGTTCCGCCCTCTGCTTCCTGGAATAAGCCTTTATGATCGCGTACAGCACCGGTAAAGGCACCTTTTACATGCCCGAACAGCTCTGACTCCAGCAACTGCTCCGGGATAGCCGCACAGTTCACTGCCACAAAGGGCCGATGGCTGCGCTTGCTGGCATCGTGAATGGCATGGGCTAGCAACTCTTTGCCGGTGCCGCTTTCACCATGAATCAGTACGCTCGCATCGCCTTCTGCCACCAGTTTTGCTTTGGTCAGCAGATCCTCCATGGCAGCGCTCTGGGTAATGATATCCGCACGCCATGTGCCGGTCAGTTCATCATTTTGACTGTAGAGGCTGGGTGACAGCCTGAGCCCTTTGGCTACTTGCGCCAACAGCGCCTTGCTGTCGAAGGGCTTGGACAGATAACCGAATACGCCACGCTGTGCTGCCGCGACCGCATCCGGGATGGTGCCATGCGCCGTCAGAATGATGACGGGCAACGTAGGTGTCGTACGATGAATGTGCTCAAACAAGGCCATACCATCCATGCCACTCATGCGCATATCGGTGATTACCAGCTGCGGACGCGATACATCCAGTTGGTTAAGCGCGGCTTCCGCACTGGGCGCAGTTTCGACCTCATAGCCGGCAGCCGACAGTCGCATGGACAGCAACTCCAGCAAATCGGTGTCGTCGTCAACCAGCAGAATTTTAGGATTAGATATACTCATAACCAGATACCCGGAAGATCAGTGCTGATCTCTGCGCATAAGATTTTTTTCCATATTCTTAATAGCCTCGACTTTATCCTGCAATCCATCAGCACGTTTTTTTTCATCTTTCCATTTCTGTGACAGGTCATCCGTCAAACGTTGTTGCTCGGTGAGCGTCACACTGAGTAAATTTGCCAGTCCGCGGAGACCGGAGGTTGTTGATTTGGTATCTTTCAGCAACTCATTGGCCATCTCCAGCGCCGTCGCGTTATCGTGAAATGCTGTATTGGGCAGGGTAAGCAGTAACGCAACCCGCAACCGGTTCACATCGGATTTGGATTGCCCCAGACTCTGGCGCGCCTTGTCATATTCCCTGGCAAGCTCGGGAGCCGACTGTTTACGCTGATAATCATAATACAGTAATAACTCATCCGTCTGGCTGGCCATCAATAAGGACGGCGCCCAGCTCCCATTCACTGCACGCGTCTGGCCAGGCAGATTTGCACAGCCACTCAGCACCGCCAACATCATTATGGGGAAAATCCATTGCTGAAAAATTCTGCTCATACCTCACCTTTTATGTCACGCACAGGCAAATTAAGTTGGAAGTGTGCGCCCTCGCCAGCCGGTAACAGTGCAATGCTGCCGCCATGCGCGAGAACGTATTCCCGGGAAATCGACAAACCCAGCCCGGTGCCTTGAGTAGGACCGTCAGGTGCGCGCCGTCCCTGGAAAAACGGCTCAAACAACCTCTCCCGGTCAGCTTCATCTATCCCCGGACCCGCATCCGTTACATCCAGTTGTACTGCATCGCCAAGCTGTTGCGCAGCAATCCTGATAAGCCCGCCGTGCGGTGAAAACTTTACCGCATTCGACAGCAAATTATCCACCACTGTTTTAATCTTCTGCTCATCACACACCAGTGTCAGATCGGGGATCGCAAGATCAACCTGCAAGGCTTTGTTCATGATGGCAAGCTGCTGATCCTGCAACACTGCATCGAGCAGTTCAGCCAGTTTTACCGTTGTTTTGTTTAATGCGGATTTTTCATATTGCAGCGCGCTGAAACTGAGCAAATCTTCAATGCGTTTTTGCAATTGTACACTGTTGGTATGGAGGATATTGGCCACCTGCTGCTGTTTGGGATTCAACTCACCCACGATACCTTCCGCCAGCAAATCCGAACCTTCACGTAATGCCGTCAGCGGTGTTTTCAGTTCATGCGAAACATGCTGCAGAAATTGGGTCTTTTGCTCTTCCAGCCCCAATAACCGCCGACGCATCCAGTCCAGTCGATCACCGAGATACTTTAAATCCTCCGGCCCTTCTACCTGAACAACCTGCGACAACTGACCCTGCCCCATCCTGCGGATAGCATCATCAATCTGCCGAATCGGACGTGTAATTAATACCGAAAACCCTGACGCCAGCAGAATCGCAAACGGAATCAGTGCCAGTAATTGCCAGCCCACCACCGCCCGCGCATGACCTGCCATCGACTGCATCGCATCCACCTCATGCTCGATGAGCGCATAGCCTGCTGTGGAATACAAACGAGCTGCATCCAGCAACGGTCCGAAATCACCAACCAAATCATGCAATCCATCTGGAGTCTGCCCGGACGCACTGACCTGCTGAAATATGCGCTGTTCAGACTGCTGCAACCGCCCTAACGACTGCTGTTGATCAGCATTTAATGAGAGTTTTTCCAGCATGGCTGCCGCATCGGCAAATTTCGCATGCGCACGGAAATACCCTTCGAGCAAAGTCGCGTCATTCAAGATCACAGTTTGCCGCACGCTGCGCTCCATCGCCGTAATTTCATCAGCCAGCACGCGACTGCCATGTGCAATTTGCGCAGCCTGATATACCGCTTTGCGACTCTGATTCGCCAGCTGGTCAATTGAAACCGCACTGTTAATCAACGCCACGATCAGCGGCAACGCCACCAGCGAAAAGCCTATCAATATCAGTTTTAAAAATGATTTTGGATTGCGTCGCAATAAACCAAAATAGCCGGCGTCAGGTTTCTCCTCCTGCCCGGCATGCGCCGCACGTACATCCATTGTGTATCCCCTTATCTACACCATCGCTGGGCTGTAATCGGCAAAAAAACGTATCGCATCTACTGCTGGCATGGGCCGACTTAAGTAGCAGCCCTGAATCATGTCGCAACCATGTAATTTCAGGAAAGCCAGCTGCTCAGCGGTTTCCACGCCTTCAGCGACCACCTCCAGTCCCAATTTATGCCCCAGGGAGATACTTGCCTCAACAATTGTGCTGACATTGGCATCATGCGGCAAATCCTGGACAAATATCTGGTCGATTTTTAATACGTCCAGAGGGAAGCGTTTGAGGTAAGCCAGTGACGAATACCCTGTCCCGAAATCATCAATCGCCAGGCGCACACCAAGTGCATCCAGTGCATTCAAAATCTCGCCTGCAGTTTGCACATTCTGCATAACCGTACTTTCGGTGATTTCGATTTCCAGATGCTCAGGCATCATACCCTCCTTCTGCAAGGCATCCTTTACCATCTGCACCAATTCACGATCAGCGAATTGTCGAGCTGACACGTTGATCGATATCCGTATCGGCATCTGCCCTGCTTCGCGGCAGCGGCGATAATGCGCGCACGCCTCACGCAATACCCATGCTCCTACCTGCAGTATCAGCCCGGTATCTTCCAGCATCGGCACAAAATCGTCTGGAGAAACCAGCCCGCGCTCCGGATGCTGCCAGCGTATTAACGCCTCAAAACCTGTCACATTACCGCTATTCAGATCCATCTGGGGCTGGTAATACAAAACAAATTCACCGCGTTCCACTGCACGGCGCAGATCGGTTTCCAGCGCCAGTAATTCCTGTCCGCGAGCGTTCATATCCGGCGCATAAAACTGGTATTGATTACGCCCTATTCCCTTGGCACGATACATGGCCGCATCTGCATTTTTCAGCAGCGACTCCGGATCGCTGCCATCATTCGGATAGATGGAAATTCCGGTACTGAATGCGACATAAACATCCTGCCTGGGAAGGTGAAATGGCGTTCGCACAGCTTCCTGAAGTTTATGCGCGATGGCTGCCACATCTTCAATAGCAGCAATCCCGCCCACGACGATGGTAAATTCATCACCGCCATAGCGTGCCAGCAAATCATTTGGCCGCAAGCTATTACGCAAACGTTGCGCCACACCGCATAACAGCGCATCCCCGGCCACATGTCCCAGACTGTCATTAATGCGTTTAAAATTATCCACATCAAGAAACAGCACCGCCACCATGAAATGATAGCGTTCGGCCCGGGACAACTCGCGTTCCAGATAATCCTGCAACAATATCCGGTTAGGCAACCCGGTAAGCGCATCATGCGTCGCCTGAACCTGCAGCTCGGCTTCAAATTTTTTCCGTTCAGAAATATCCCGGGCTATCGTTGAGAAATATTTCAGATGCGTATCGTCACCGGCATGGGTAACCACTACCTGAGAAACCGGTATTTCCTTCCCGCTATGCCCGAGTAACGCGCTTTCACCGTGCCAGACGCCATCACGGTGCGCGGAAGAGAATGTCTCCGTCAACAACTGCTGTGCAGCCCATTCAGGATAACAGTCAAATATCGTTTTGCTTGCAATATCCTCGCTATCTCCCCACCCCAGCATTGCCCGACCGGCGTTGTTTAAATAACGCAACTGCCCATCACGATCCATAATTGCCACAAAATCTGTCGTCGCTTCGAGAATTGCCAGCAATTGTGCCCGCGCTTCTTCAACATGGATTCTGTCTGTGATATCCCGCCCGGTTGAGACAAAATGGGAAATGCGATTTTCACTGTCGAATAACGGCCGAATCACTTTTTCTTCATAAAACCGCGAACCATCTTTACGGGAATTGACCACGGTGTTCTGGAATGTATTTCCAGCCAGTATGGTTTCCCACATTTGTTTGAAAAAGGCATCATCATGCCAACCCGACTTGACCAGAACCGGCGTATGGCCAAGCGCTTCAGCAGCGTTATAACCGGTCAGACGCTCGAATGCAGGATTGACATACTGTATCTTGCCTTCAGCGTCGGTAATAAACACGCTATCCGCTGCCTGCTCTACAACCAGCGAAAGTTTACGCAATCTCTGTTCAGCCTCACGCCGTTCTCGCCGCAAAACCGCTTCAGCCAACTCACGATGAACAGCCGGCACCAAGCGCGCCCAATTCCCTTTCATCACATAATCCTGAGCACCAGCCTTCATGCCATCCACTGCGGTTACCTCACCAATAGTGCCTGACACAAAGATAAACGGTATATCAGGATCATGTCGCTTTACCATTTCCAGTGCCTTTGCTCCGTTGAAGCGCGGCATGGTGTAGTCAGAAAACACAATATCCCAGGATTTTTCCATGGCTGTCAGCATTGTCTGCTCGGTATCCACCCTGCACCAGTCCAGAGCAAATCCGGAATTTTCCAAATAATCCACCAGCAACAAGGTATCATTTTCAGAATCTTCAACAATCAGCACACGCAGCATCACCCTTCCTGCAGCGGAAATTTGCGATGCATCATCTGCCTGTTCAGCCATGATAACTCTCCTTATTATGATATTTTGTTGGTGCTCTTTTAGTTTGGCTACATCTGCGGCGACTGATTAATGAGCAACCAGTAGAGCCCTAGCTGGCCTGCCGCTCTGACAAACTCGTCAAAATCCACCGGCTTGCGCACATAACTATTTGCGCCCAGCGCATAACCTTTGAGCCTGTCTTCCTCTTCATTGGATGAGGTCAGTATGACCACCGGTTGCAGAGATGTACGCTCATCGGCGCGAATGCGCCGCAACACCTCCAGACCGTCAATTTTGGGTAATTTGAGATCCAGCAGCACGACGGCAGGATGATCATGCGGATCCCGCCCGGCATAACTGCCGGTGCCAAACAGATAATCCAGCGCTTCTACGCCGTTACGCGCCACCACCACGGCATTACCTATCTTGTTCGTTTCCAGCGCATGCAGCGTCAACGCCTCATCATCCGGATTATCCTCGACCAGCAATATAATTTTCTCTTTCATCAAGCCTCCGATGCTAATGTGAAATAGAAAGTAGTCCCTGCATCGACTTCGCTTTCAGCCCAGATCTGTCCGCCATGTTTATGAATAATCCGTTGCGCCGTTGCCAGACCCACCCCGGTTCCGGGAAATTCCCGTGCATCATGCAAGCGCTGGAAGACACCAAACAATTTATCCGCATAAGCCATATCAAAGCCGGCACCATTATCACGAACAAACCAGGTTGGCTGCTCATGCAGCATCATGACGCCAAACTCGATATTGGCCACGGCGCGTTGACCGGTGAATTTCCAGGCATTGCTGAGCAGATTGTCCAGCACTACCCGCATCAACCTTCTGTCTCCATGCGCTGTCAAGCCTGGCCTTA
The Sulfuriferula thiophila DNA segment above includes these coding regions:
- a CDS encoding bactofilin family protein, which codes for MFKKLMQSSNHTTQQDDTPKTHSDMNRITTAIPATPAPAPAPTLETPAATPKAAPPQEEGNKLIVGPNIKLKGSEITDCEILVVEGRVEASMKSRHIRVAEGGVFCGKAEIDVAEIRGHFEGELIARKRLVIYATGKVTGQIHYGSMTVEEGGIISGTIEAITPESIPVKTPELVTITPAEPAPSTVTRLGQAYPSHLLSKHMASKRQA
- a CDS encoding sensor histidine kinase, encoding MDVRAAHAGQEEKPDAGYFGLLRRNPKSFLKLILIGFSLVALPLIVALINSAVSIDQLANQSRKAVYQAAQIAHGSRVLADEITAMERSVRQTVILNDATLLEGYFRAHAKFADAAAMLEKLSLNADQQQSLGRLQQSEQRIFQQVSASGQTPDGLHDLVGDFGPLLDAARLYSTAGYALIEHEVDAMQSMAGHARAVVGWQLLALIPFAILLASGFSVLITRPIRQIDDAIRRMGQGQLSQVVQVEGPEDLKYLGDRLDWMRRRLLGLEEQKTQFLQHVSHELKTPLTALREGSDLLAEGIVGELNPKQQQVANILHTNSVQLQKRIEDLLSFSALQYEKSALNKTTVKLAELLDAVLQDQQLAIMNKALQVDLAIPDLTLVCDEQKIKTVVDNLLSNAVKFSPHGGLIRIAAQQLGDAVQLDVTDAGPGIDEADRERLFEPFFQGRRAPDGPTQGTGLGLSISREYVLAHGGSIALLPAGEGAHFQLNLPVRDIKGEV
- a CDS encoding BON domain-containing protein, coding for MNTLTQALPSRTIQTTVLGLVLIIGAVGMARAATSPSPTPEVTVFERYDTNHDGQVSIKEALALGMLTKAFEVADINHDGNLNSDEFGKAEFVDAHLKVSNFIDDSVLTAKIKTGLLKNSVVKGLQVHVETYKGIVQLSGFVDDSNKQLAIAQIATAGQIAAGVEGVNKVINNLVMKS
- the pepN gene encoding aminopeptidase N: MNAPDKVISDAPKAIFLKDYTAPRYLIDTVDLHFDLHDDYARITSRLSIHSNHEHSQQNQPLILQGERLKLIAVKLNDQLLTAGQYQLNEDSLTILDVPAGFTLEIVTEVKPQENKALEGLYKSGGHFCTQCEAEGFRKITYFLDRPDVMARYTTTIVADKKYPQLLSNGNLVEQGELEDGRHWAKWVDPFKKPSYLFALVAGDLAHLHDTFITRSGRSVSLRIYVEQHNLDKTAHAMHSLKQSMRWDEDTFGLEYDLDIYMIVAVDDFNMGAMENKGLNLFNSKYVLAKPETATDADFDGIESVIGHEYFHNWTGNRVTCRDWFQLSLKEGLTVFRDQEFSADMSSRAVKRINDVRSLRTVQFPEDGGPMAHAVRPDSYIEIGNFYTSTIYNKGAEVIRMMHTLLGKAGFRRGMDLYFERHDGQAVTTDDFVKAMEDANQRDLTQFRRWYTQAGTPEISAAGVYDAATQSYTLTLTQSCPATPGQPHKEPFHLPIAMGLLDAQGADMPLQLEGEDAATGTTRVLELRDAAQTFRFINVAQPPLPSLLRGFSAPVKLHAHTSRTELAFLLGHDSDAFNRWEAGQRLAGEIILGLVAAYRDGQAMTLDDSFVQAIAKALHSKLDPAVVAQLLTLPSELYLAEAMTTVDVEGIHLAREFVRKTLAQRLKADFEQAYRANSVPGTYRFDAQNVARRSLKNLALSYLMTLNEPAARALCMQQFNSADNMTDSIAALAALSNQDCTERALALAAFYDKWRHDPLVLDKWFGLQAMSQLPGTLAEVQALVQHPAFEIKNPNKVYSLIGAYTRSNPIRFHDISGAGYAFLADQVLHIDTFNPSVAARMLGALSRWRKFDATRQALMQAQLQRIIAQPGLSKDAYEVVSKSLA
- a CDS encoding dihydrolipoamide acyltransferase — its product is MSRIFQQWIFPIMMLAVLSGCANLPGQTRAVNGSWAPSLLMASQTDELLLYYDYQRKQSAPELAREYDKARQSLGQSKSDVNRLRVALLLTLPNTAFHDNATALEMANELLKDTKSTTSGLRGLANLLSVTLTEQQRLTDDLSQKWKDEKKRADGLQDKVEAIKNMEKNLMRRDQH
- a CDS encoding sigma 54-interacting transcriptional regulator, with the translated sequence MSISNPKILLVDDDTDLLELLSMRLSAAGYEVETAPSAEAALNQLDVSRPQLVITDMRMSGMDGMALFEHIHRTTPTLPVIILTAHGTIPDAVAAAQRGVFGYLSKPFDSKALLAQVAKGLRLSPSLYSQNDELTGTWRADIITQSAAMEDLLTKAKLVAEGDASVLIHGESGTGKELLAHAIHDASKRSHRPFVAVNCAAIPEQLLESELFGHVKGAFTGAVRDHKGLFQEAEGGTLFLDEIGDMPLLLQVKLLRVLQERQVRPVGSGQTIPVNVRIISATHRDLKAEVEAGNFREDLYYRLHVVALLIPPLSQRREDIPLLTNYFIGLLSIKYNKPINGVAPEAMELLVGASWPGNVRQLMNVVEQCVVLSTTPLISSALVYEAMHKDEEQLVSFEDARKQFERDYLVRVLKMTAGNMTQAARLAKRNRTEFYKLLQRHNLDASVFKRTAD